In the Podospora pseudocomata strain CBS 415.72m chromosome 5, whole genome shotgun sequence genome, one interval contains:
- a CDS encoding hypothetical protein (COG:G; EggNog:ENOG503NUVP): MSEESKEIRAAVYASLGMGGLIDWASDMQVFNDPPPPSKSWNEEPDSHIAKIKAGENPKLNNTVSTPPGRWKTYSCTHQAITDLYTVGSPSYRWHTLDTDTAWREGIKLYKETFRPRRRKLMERLEQIFRLGSSPKCYSFLLTGDNCDNAIECEKGLDEEKSGPAAKLIFDALIYIHQMHHEYHNSLVAAAAFVTPKLNSMHDDFAPIPPPKDDDKWVKILLDLVGLGTLTVAAPFFNNFLRTLPYFIPRESSLNNAKDLTMGFIGTTTSIAKELLPPAKGTDWNPQAQNKFSSYLGEVLDGWSHASEKSLLRFFDVPDDAALDQLWDMIKNGQLSEGKIDDNVVRPDKPTASTMRDRITKTIFGFGSPHLWRFSKSYAFILDSGAECNANKPVSDYLSDDTMNTAARICSEGGDCNWAKFILPPGFGSISEYGGVTKEDLIFGSVNKWVANGRQNGDPLAGSPNVFDSNVKKDLYDLNIRIPGFMKLPICSPERARQTWDSSAHGSTPNWPCDVPPGRGYCGMSTFEDRTHGGSPLISDCLQIIRNIEGDGTTEWRHQMADEPHREILSFGSCRFGIEATHIGLNVDFRVGGQDVIDIINDSVQKFGKNGRVAARGEMECSGSSNGQGVLWGIYGGT, translated from the exons ATGTCCGAAGAGTCCAAGGAGATTCGTGCGGCCGTTTACGCGTCATTGGGCATGGGCGGCTTAATTGACTGGGCCAGTGACATGCAAGTCTTCAACGATCCCCCGCCACCGAGCAAGAGCTGGAATGAAGAGCCAGACAGCCACATCGCCAAGATCAAAGCTGGGGAAAACCCAAagctcaacaacaccgtGTCAACGCCTCCAGGAAGGTGGAAAACGTACAGCTGCACGCATCAGGCTATCACGGATCTGTACACGGTTGGCTCTCCATCATACCGTTGGCACACTCTAGACACGGATACTGCATGGAGGGAGGGCATCAAGCTTTACAAAGAGACATTCAGAcctcggaggaggaagctgatGGAGAGATTGGAGCAGATCTTCCGATTGGGGTCCAGCCCCAAATGCTACTCGTTTTTATTGACGGGAGACAACTGCGACAACGCAATTGAATGCGAGAAGGGCTTGGACGAAGAAAAGTCCGGACCGGCAGCGAAGCTAATTTTTGACGCTCTTATATACATCCACCAGATGCACCACGAATACCACAACAGCCTcgttgctgccgccgcctttgTAACccccaagctcaacagcATGCACGACGATTTTGCCCCCATCCCGCCACCCAAGGACGATGACAAGTGGGTCAAAATCCTACTGGACCTCGTCGGCTTGGGGACCCTCACAGTGGCCGCACCGTTCTTCAACAACTTCCTGAGAACCCTTCCCTACTTCATTCCACGCGAGAGCTCATTGAACAACGCAAAGGATTTAACTATGGGCTTCATTGGTACCACCACGTCGATTGCCAAGGAGCTATTGCCTCCAGCGAAAGGAACCGACTGGAATCCCCAAGCCCAGAACAAGTTCTCGAGCTATTTGGGCGAGGTTCTCGACGGCTGGTCCCATGCTTCTGAAAAGTCACTGTTGCGTTTCTTTGACGTCCCAGATGATGCCGCACTTGATCAGCTGTGGGATATGATCAAGAATGGACAATTGAGTGAAGGGAAAATTGACGACAACGTGGTGCGACCGGACAAGCCGACGGCCAGCACAATGCGAGACAGAATTACCAAGACGATTTTCGGTTTTGGTAGTCCGCATCTTTGGCGCTTTTCCAAATCATACGCCTTCATTCTTGACTCCGGTGCCGAATGCAATGCCAACAAGCCAGTATCGGATTACCTCTCGGATGACACGATGAATACGGCGG CCCGCATATGCTCGGAAGGCGGAGATTGCAATTGGGCCAAGTTCATACTGCCGCCTGGATTCGGCTCTATCAGTGAATACGGTGGAGTGACCAAGGAAGATTTGATCTTTGGGTCTGTCAATAAATGGGTTGCCAATGGCCGCCAAAACGGCGATCCTCTTGCGGGCAGTCCCAATGTCTTCGACTCAAACGTCAAGAAGGACCTGTATGATCTCAACATCAGGATACCGGGATTCATGAAGCTCCCTATTTGCTCTCCGGAGCGAGCGAGGCAGACTTGGGACAGCAGTGCACACGGTTCCACACCAAATTGGCCTTGTGACGTTCCCCCGGGGCGTGGCTACTGTGGCATGTCCACCTTTGAGGACCGAACCCACGGCGGCTCCCCCTTGATCTCTGATTGTCTCCAGATCATCCGCAACATCGAAGGAGACGGCACTACCGAGTGGAGACACCAGATGGCCGACGAGCCGCACCGAGAGATTCTCAGTTTTGGGTCTTGCCGGTTCGGAATCGAGGCAACGCATATAGGATTGAACGTCGATTTCCGGGTGGGCGGGCAGGATgtcatcgacatcatcaacgatTCGGTGCAGAAGTTCGGCAAGAACGGGCGAGTGGCTGCCAGAGGCGAGATGGAGTGCTCGGGTAGCAGCAATGGCCAGGGTGTGTTGTGGGGTATTTATGGAGGTACTTAA